In a single window of the Stigmatopora nigra isolate UIUO_SnigA chromosome 7, RoL_Snig_1.1, whole genome shotgun sequence genome:
- the LOC144199601 gene encoding protein PALS2-like gives MRPCSRHSLCRRAIGRNLTVQRGFDQNRKGRNMTVANAKSGSAMQQVLDNLKDLPTGSVAKDIDLIFLRGIMESRIVRSLAKAQERLEEVKLEAVHNENVQLVAEILESLRKLPNKDAATAELTQILQEPHFKSLIEAHDQVATKCYEIPHDTVNCTATLASCLIPADAIRMIGIQKKAGEPLGVTFRVERGEMVIARILHDSSIDRQGMLNTGDIIREVNGCQVSGDPQRLQELLRDCSGSVTLKVLPSYKDSPALPQVYLKPHFNYNPASDNVIPCKEAGLAFSKGEILHIVNKEDPNWWQACSVVGGVTGLIPSQFLEEKRKAFVRKDWSLSDKGMLCGNISVKKKKKKVMYLMTKNAEFDRYELQIYEEVAKMPPFQRKTLVLIGAQGVGRRSLKNRLIIINPLRYGTTVPFTSRSPREEERDGQNYCFVTRHQMEQDIKDGRFLEHGEYDGNLYGTKIDSIHEVVAAGRTCILDVNPQALKVLKTAEFMPFVVFIAAPELDTLRDMHRAVVDAGLTTKLLTENDLKKTVEESGRIRRAYSHFFDLTIYNDNLDKAFDQLQEAVERLLIEPQWVPVSWVY, from the exons ATGCGG CCCTGCAGTCGCCATAGTCTCTGTAGGCGGGCCATTGGTCGGAATTTGACTGTGCAAAGAGGCTTTGACCAAAACCGAAAAGGACGCAACATGACCGTGGCCAATGCAAAGTCAGGCTCAG CCATGCAGCAGGTTCTGGACAACCTGAAAGACCTGCCCACAGGCTCAGTTGCGAAAGACATTGACCTTATCTTCCTCCGTGGCATTATGGAGAGCCGCATCGTCCGCTCCCTTGCTAAG GCCCAAGAGCGCCTCGAGGAGGTCAAGTTAGAAGCGGTGCATAATGAAAACGTTCAACTAGTTGCCGAGATCTTGGAATCTCTCAGAAAGCTCCCGAATAAAGACGCTGCTACTGCCGAGCTCACCCAAATCCTCCAGGAGCCTCATTTTAAG tCTTTGATTGAGGCTCATGACCAAGTGGCTACCAAGTGCTATGAGATACCCCATGACACTGTAAACTGCACTGCCACCTTAGCGAGTTGTCTAATACCCGCTGACGCCATTAGGATGATTGGCATTCAGAAGAAAGCTGGAGAACCGCTG GGGGTGACCTTCCGCGTGGAGCGAGGGGAGATGGTGATAGCGCGGATCCTTCACGACAGCTCCATTGACCGCCAGGGCATGCTGAACACTGGGGACATCATCCGTGAGGTGAACGGCTGCCAGGTGAGCGGTGACCCGCAGCGACTGCAGGAGCTGCTGAGAGACTGCAGTGGTAGCGTCACCCTCAAGGTGCTGCCAAGCTACAAAGACTCACCTGCCCTTCCACAG GTTTATCTGAAGCCACATTTTAACTATAACCCAGCCTCAGATAACGTGATTCCTTGTAAAGAGGCGGGGCTTGCCTTCTCTAAGGGAGAAATCCTGCACATTGTTAACAAGGAAGACCCCAACTGGTGGCAG GCATGCAGCGTTGTGGGCGGAGTCACCGGCCTGATCCCCAGTCAGTTTTTAGAAGAGAAGAGAAAAGCGTTTGTGAGAAAGGACTGGAGTCTGTCGGATAAAG GCATGCTCTGTGGAAACATCTcagtaaagaagaagaagaagaaagtgatGTATCTCATGACAAAGAATGCAG AGTTTGACCGCTATGAGCTGCAGATCTACGAAGAGGTGGCCAAGATGCCGCCTTTCCAGAGGAAAACGTTGGTTCTGATTGGTGCCCAGGGCGTCGGGAGGCGGAGCCTGAAGAACAGACTCATCATCATAAACCCCCTGCGATATGGAACCACTGTGCCCT TCACATCACGCAGTCCAAGAGAAGAAGAGCGAGACGGCCAGAACTACTGTTTTGTGACGCGACATCAGATGGAGCAGGACATCAAGGACGGTCGCTTCTTGGAGCATGGCGAGTATGACGGAAACCTCTACGGTACAAAGATCGACTCCATCCACGAGGTGGTGGCGGCCGGCCGCACCTGCATCCTAGACGTCAACCCTCAG GCCTTGAAAGTGCTAAAAACTGCTGAGTTCATGCCCTTTGTGGTCTTCATCGCTGCTCCTGAGCTGGACACCTTGAGAGATATGCACAGGGCTGTAGTGGATGCCGGCCTTACAACCAAACTACTTACT GAGAACGATTTGAAGAAGACAGTGGAGGAGAGCGGCAGAATCCGCCGCGCCTACAGCCACTTTTTCGACTTGACCATTTACAATGACAACCTGGACAAGGCGTTCGACCAGCTGCAGGAGGCTGTTGAGAGACTACTCATAGAGCCGCAGTGGGTCCCAGTCAGTTGGGTCTACTGA
- the LOC144199603 gene encoding gasdermin-E-like, which translates to MFATATRNFVDEVDPGGLLIPVKSLNDSIALLTVVVSQKGFWFWQKPKHVPTDFTLNDILTGDTPITPVLTETDFIKYNGTYGDSIQGSMDATFIHSNLNAEGKDSSKLASSFGSLKKDEVDVRQLLRDTKNSVLDMSHCLIKQTQKKRQVFGLVKERIVTSQPCSVTEEVQQAEQCSGTLGFCGPKSPKVSLKDNGSLSKDSNVTMEIPTNTTIAYALIDLEVKHDGHYELCLMSNKGGFEVDSRTQKGQLGVTGAVSNNPDVSRLAQELKDLSDHFQLLSALPASSKASLFKIVTDVLEDRAALGALQSVLNQMLVEKSANIADVSEAHIQSIQPVLEMLKESECGSVAETERSASLLSALHLITSALDELPHESLSALRACRSPTVLEITQLLVHCLCESGESPASGTNVAVLPEDVLANLEHLFTSSDVNLQRDGDAATIQLKQLQQLGNRPLIMFIALRGLHSLAQGV; encoded by the exons ATGTTTGCGACAGCCACCAGGAACTTTGTGGACGAGGTGGACCCCGGGGGCTTGTTGATCCCAGTGAAAAGCCTCAATGACTCCATCGCTTTACTCACTGTGGTGGTGAGCCAAAAAGGCTTCTGGTTCTGGCAGAAGCCCAAACATGTTCCGACTGACTTCACCCTCAATGACATCCTGACAGGAGACACGCCCATCACTCCAG TTTTAACAGAGACGGATTTCATCAAATACAATGGGACATATGGTGACAGCATTCAAGGGTCAATGGATGCTACGTTTATCCACTCAAACTTGAACGCAGAGGGCAAAGACTCATCCAAACTAGCGTCATCATTCGGCAGTTTGAAGAAAGATGAAGTGGATGTGCGCCAGCTACTGCGAGACACAAAAAACAG TGTTTTGGACATGTCCCACTGTCTGATCAAGCAGACCCAGAAGAAGCGGCAGGTTTTCGGTCTGGTCAAAGAGCGCATTGTGACCAGCCAACCTTGTAGCGTCACCGAGGAGGTGCAGCAGGCGGAACAGTGCAGCGGCACCCTCGGCTTCTGTGGGCCCAAAAGTCCAAAG GTTTCTCTGAAAGATAATGGCAGCCTGAGCAAAGACAGCAACGTTACCATGGAGATTCCCACTAACACCACCATTGCCTATGCTCTCATTGACCTGGAGGTGAAGCACGATGGTCACTATG AGCTGTGTTTGATGTCCAACAAGGGGGGTTTTGAGGTGGACAGTCGCACCCAAAAAGGACAGTTGGGTGTCACTGGAGCTGTTTCGAACAACCCAGACGTGAGTCGACTTGCACAAG AATTGAAGGATCTAAGTGATCATTTCCAGCTCTTATCAGCTCTTCCTGCCTCCAGCAAAGCTTCTCTGTTCAAAATCGTGACAGACGTCTTAGAAGACCGAGCGGCCCTCGGTGCTCTTCAGAGTGTG CTGAATCAGATGCTTGTGGAAAAGAGCGCAAACATAGCTGACGTTTCGGAGGCACACATTCAAAGCATCCAACCTGTTCTGGAAATGTTAAAAGAGTCGGAATGCGGCTCAGTGGCAGAAACGGAGCGCTCTGCTTCTCTCCTCAGTGCATTGCACCTCATCACTAGTGCTTTGGATG AACTGCCTCATGAGAGTCTTTCTGCGCTGAGAGCCTGCAGGAGTCCCACTGTGTTGGAAATCACACAGCTTCTG GTACACTGCCTGTGTGAGAGCGGCGAGTCACCGGCGAGCGGCACAAATGTCgccgtgctgccagaggacgtGTTGGCGAACTTGGAACATCTGTTCACCTCTTCTGACGTGAACCTGCAGCGAGACGGTGACGCGGCGACGATTCAGCTAAAGCAGCTGCAACAGTTAGGCAATCGCCCGCTTATTATGTTCATTGCTCTCAGAGGCCTACATTCATTGGCCCAGGGTGTTTAA
- the osbpl3b gene encoding oxysterol-binding protein-related protein 3 isoform X2 produces MPTVVCGEMGSEERASVMSQKISLSRSNSSSSSKHDSRQDSWEIVEGLRGGFSSVVEPQKQESYVLKKRKWPLKGWHKRYFTLDKGILKYGKSNADIEKGKLHGCIDVGLSVMAIKKKAKCIDLDAEENIYHLKIKSQELFDEWVSKLRHHRLYRQNEIAMCHNEKSLHFPRYPTPTSPSFADSAPIRKCAPLRRQSTVHSGGVFSFSCNSQAKVTAWLQSSDDMDKCSKDLSVCEAYLLELSHLLQSMEVLHRTYSAPSIQALQASTFDSPKKEKRLPRKWRTKNYNKDVKTTLQVPSCISGSVRLHASNPNLSTAALANDKTDQECLDSPFDVAKLQEDFCRVASNLHTTMKSALSSLTSEKERLKQCMDQESCPPTSPQVVGLKNALTTALAQNSELRERLCKIHADSHIVESTLLNLSATVQKQEETTCESHSLVHQESNESRASITESLSEFFDAQEVLLSNSSSENELSEDDSYISDVSDNISMDNFSNDTETIRPNSASEEHGAVLYRRRSRLPSPSPSGSTISLWNILKNNIGKDLSKVAMPVHLNEPLNTLQRLCEELEYSELLDQAADTHDPLERMVFIATFVVSGYASSFYRTGGKPFNPVLGETYECDRPDKGFQFIAEQVSHHPPISTCHAQSKNFIYWQDVRCKNKFWGKSMEIVPVGSTHITLPGSGDHYEWNKVTSCIHNILSGQRWIEHYGEITIRNSSSDACQCKITFVKSKWNSSVNEVEGTVMDQKGNMLQRLFGKWHEAVYCGDPPSATCIWRANAMPLDHEQYFGFTKFAIELNELDTSLKPLLPPTDTRLRVDQRLLEEGKLEAAEEQKQKIEQLQRERRRLLEESNGIHQPKFFRKSKDDTWVSNGTYWELRSNPGFARLDFPTLW; encoded by the exons GACAGCTGGGAAATTGTCGAAGGTCTGCGGGGTGGCTTTAGCAGTGTCGTTGAGCCGCAGAAACAGGAAAGCTATGTgctgaagaaaagaaaatggccaCTGAAGGGCTGGCATAAG AGATACTTCACGCTGGATAAGGGCATCCTGAAGTATGGCAAGAGCAATGCCGAC ATTGAGAAGGGGAAGCTTCACGGATGCATTGATGTAGGGCTCTCTGTTATGGCCATTAAGAAGAAAGCCAAGTGCATCGATCTCGATGCTGAGGAGAACATTTATCACCTGAAG ATCAAGTCACAGGAGCTGTTTGATGAATGGGTCTCCAAGCTGCGTCACCACCGGCTCTATCGGCAAAATGAGATTGCTATGTGTCACAATGAGAAGTCCCTCCACTTCCCGCGCTACCCCACCCCCACATCCCCCAGCTTTGCTGACAGCGCTCCAATTAGAAAG TGTGCGCCTTTGCGTCGCCAGTCTACCGTGCATTCAGGGGGAGTGTTCTCTTTTAGCTGCAACAGCCAAGCCAAAGTAACAGCATGGCTGCAGTCGTCTGACGACATGGACAAATGCTCCAAAG ATTTGTCCGTTTGTGAGGCGTACCTTCTTGAGCTGAGCCACCTTCTTCAGAGCATGGAGGTACTCCATCGTACCTATTCTGCGCCCTCCATCCAAGCTCTTCAG GCCTCTACATTTGACAGCCCTAAGAAAGAAAAGAGGCTTCCGAGAAAGTGGCGCACAAAGAATTACAACAAAGATGTCAAAACAACACTGCAA GTTCCAAGCTGCATCTCCGGATCGGTCCGCCTCCACGCCTCGAACCCCAACCTCTCCACTGCTGCACTCGCCAATGACAAAACCGACCAAGAGTGTTTAGATTCTCCTTTTGATGTGGCCAAGCTGCAGGAGGACTTCTGCCGTGTCGCCAGTAACC TGCACACCACCATGAAGTCAGCCCTGAGTTCACTCACCTCGGAGAAAGAGCGATTAAAGCAATGCATGGACCAAGAAAGCTGTCCCCCCACTTCCCCGCAGGTGGTCGGTTTGAAGAACGCCCTGACAACG gctctCGCCCAGAACTCAGAGTTGCGTGAGCGCCTTTGTAAGATTCACGCAGATTCTCACATCGTAGAATCAACACTACTCAATCTCAGTGCCACTGTGCAG aaacaaGAGGAGACCACATGTGAATCTCATTCCTTGGTGCATCAAGAGTCCAATGAGAGCAGAGCCTCCATCACAGAGTCGCTGTCTGAGTTTTTTGACGCACAGGAGGTTCTTTTGTCCAATAGTTCCTCTGAAAATGAG ctttcagAAGATGACTCGTACATCAGCGACGTTAGTGACAACATTTCCATGGACAACTTCAGCAATGACACAGAAACTATAAGACCAAACTCAG CTTCCGAAGAGCACGGCGCCGTCCTGTACCGCCGAAGATCTCGCCTCCCGTCGCCCAGCCCCAGTGGAAGCACCATCAGCTTATGGAACATCCTCAAAAACAACATCGGCAAAGACCTGTCCAAAGTGGCCATGCCGGTGCACCTCAATGAGCCGCTTAACACCTTGCAGAGGTTGTGTGAGGAGCTGGAGTACAGCGAGCTACTTGACCAGGCTGCCGACACGCACGATCCATTGGAACGCATG gtCTTCATTGCTACTTTTGTGGTATCTGGTTACGCATCCAGCTTCTACAGAACTGGCGGGAAGCCTTTCAATCCCGTCCTGGGAGAGACTTACGAATGTGATCGGCCAGATAAAGGTTTCCAGTTCATAGCAGAGCAG GTTAGCCATCATCCACCAATTTCAACTTGCCATGCTCAGTCGAAAAACTTTATCTACTGGCAAG aCGTGAGGTGTAAGAACAAGTTTTGGGGGAAATCGATGGAGATTGTGCCCGTAGGCAGCACACACATTACTTTGCctgg GTCCGGAGACCACTACGAGTGGAACAAGGTGACATCGTGCATTCACAACATCCTGAGCGGACAACGCTGGATCGAGCATTACGGCGAGATTACTATCAGAAACTCCAGCAGCGACGCCTGCCAGTGCAAGATCACATTTGTCAAG TCTAAATGGAACTCCAGTGTGAACGAGGTGGAAGGGACCGTCATGGATCAGAAGGGGAATATGCTCCAGAGGCTTTTTGGGAAGTGGCACGAAGCAGTTTACTGCGGGGACCCGCCATCGGCAACATGCATCTGGAGAGCAA ATGCCATGCCACTAGACCACGAGCAGTACTTTGGCTTCACCAAGTTTGCCATTGAGTTGAACGAGCTGGACACTTCCCTTAAACCACTCCTGCCTCCAACTGACACCAGATTACGTGTGGACCAAAG ATTGCTGGAGGAGGGGAAGCTGGAGGCTGCTGAAGAGCAGAAGCAAAAGATTGAACAGCTGCAAAGAGAAAGAAGGCGACTTCTTGAAGAGAGCAACGGCATACATCAACCCAAATTTTTCAG AAAGTCAAAAGACGACACGTGGGTGAGCAACGGCACTTACTGGGAGTTGAGGAGCAATCCTGGCTTTGCCCGTTTAGATTTCCCGACCTTGTGGTGA
- the osbpl3b gene encoding oxysterol-binding protein-related protein 3 isoform X1, whose translation MPTVVCGEMGSEERASVMSQKISLSRSNSSSSSKHDSRQDSWEIVEGLRGGFSSVVEPQKQESYVLKKRKWPLKGWHKRYFTLDKGILKYGKSNADIEKGKLHGCIDVGLSVMAIKKKAKCIDLDAEENIYHLKIKSQELFDEWVSKLRHHRLYRQNEIAMCHNEKSLHFPRYPTPTSPSFADSAPIRKCAPLRRQSTVHSGGVFSFSCNSQAKVTAWLQSSDDMDKCSKDLSVCEAYLLELSHLLQSMEVLHRTYSAPSIQALQVASTFDSPKKEKRLPRKWRTKNYNKDVKTTLQVPSCISGSVRLHASNPNLSTAALANDKTDQECLDSPFDVAKLQEDFCRVASNLHTTMKSALSSLTSEKERLKQCMDQESCPPTSPQVVGLKNALTTALAQNSELRERLCKIHADSHIVESTLLNLSATVQKQEETTCESHSLVHQESNESRASITESLSEFFDAQEVLLSNSSSENELSEDDSYISDVSDNISMDNFSNDTETIRPNSASEEHGAVLYRRRSRLPSPSPSGSTISLWNILKNNIGKDLSKVAMPVHLNEPLNTLQRLCEELEYSELLDQAADTHDPLERMVFIATFVVSGYASSFYRTGGKPFNPVLGETYECDRPDKGFQFIAEQVSHHPPISTCHAQSKNFIYWQDVRCKNKFWGKSMEIVPVGSTHITLPGSGDHYEWNKVTSCIHNILSGQRWIEHYGEITIRNSSSDACQCKITFVKSKWNSSVNEVEGTVMDQKGNMLQRLFGKWHEAVYCGDPPSATCIWRANAMPLDHEQYFGFTKFAIELNELDTSLKPLLPPTDTRLRVDQRLLEEGKLEAAEEQKQKIEQLQRERRRLLEESNGIHQPKFFRKSKDDTWVSNGTYWELRSNPGFARLDFPTLW comes from the exons GACAGCTGGGAAATTGTCGAAGGTCTGCGGGGTGGCTTTAGCAGTGTCGTTGAGCCGCAGAAACAGGAAAGCTATGTgctgaagaaaagaaaatggccaCTGAAGGGCTGGCATAAG AGATACTTCACGCTGGATAAGGGCATCCTGAAGTATGGCAAGAGCAATGCCGAC ATTGAGAAGGGGAAGCTTCACGGATGCATTGATGTAGGGCTCTCTGTTATGGCCATTAAGAAGAAAGCCAAGTGCATCGATCTCGATGCTGAGGAGAACATTTATCACCTGAAG ATCAAGTCACAGGAGCTGTTTGATGAATGGGTCTCCAAGCTGCGTCACCACCGGCTCTATCGGCAAAATGAGATTGCTATGTGTCACAATGAGAAGTCCCTCCACTTCCCGCGCTACCCCACCCCCACATCCCCCAGCTTTGCTGACAGCGCTCCAATTAGAAAG TGTGCGCCTTTGCGTCGCCAGTCTACCGTGCATTCAGGGGGAGTGTTCTCTTTTAGCTGCAACAGCCAAGCCAAAGTAACAGCATGGCTGCAGTCGTCTGACGACATGGACAAATGCTCCAAAG ATTTGTCCGTTTGTGAGGCGTACCTTCTTGAGCTGAGCCACCTTCTTCAGAGCATGGAGGTACTCCATCGTACCTATTCTGCGCCCTCCATCCAAGCTCTTCAGGTG GCCTCTACATTTGACAGCCCTAAGAAAGAAAAGAGGCTTCCGAGAAAGTGGCGCACAAAGAATTACAACAAAGATGTCAAAACAACACTGCAA GTTCCAAGCTGCATCTCCGGATCGGTCCGCCTCCACGCCTCGAACCCCAACCTCTCCACTGCTGCACTCGCCAATGACAAAACCGACCAAGAGTGTTTAGATTCTCCTTTTGATGTGGCCAAGCTGCAGGAGGACTTCTGCCGTGTCGCCAGTAACC TGCACACCACCATGAAGTCAGCCCTGAGTTCACTCACCTCGGAGAAAGAGCGATTAAAGCAATGCATGGACCAAGAAAGCTGTCCCCCCACTTCCCCGCAGGTGGTCGGTTTGAAGAACGCCCTGACAACG gctctCGCCCAGAACTCAGAGTTGCGTGAGCGCCTTTGTAAGATTCACGCAGATTCTCACATCGTAGAATCAACACTACTCAATCTCAGTGCCACTGTGCAG aaacaaGAGGAGACCACATGTGAATCTCATTCCTTGGTGCATCAAGAGTCCAATGAGAGCAGAGCCTCCATCACAGAGTCGCTGTCTGAGTTTTTTGACGCACAGGAGGTTCTTTTGTCCAATAGTTCCTCTGAAAATGAG ctttcagAAGATGACTCGTACATCAGCGACGTTAGTGACAACATTTCCATGGACAACTTCAGCAATGACACAGAAACTATAAGACCAAACTCAG CTTCCGAAGAGCACGGCGCCGTCCTGTACCGCCGAAGATCTCGCCTCCCGTCGCCCAGCCCCAGTGGAAGCACCATCAGCTTATGGAACATCCTCAAAAACAACATCGGCAAAGACCTGTCCAAAGTGGCCATGCCGGTGCACCTCAATGAGCCGCTTAACACCTTGCAGAGGTTGTGTGAGGAGCTGGAGTACAGCGAGCTACTTGACCAGGCTGCCGACACGCACGATCCATTGGAACGCATG gtCTTCATTGCTACTTTTGTGGTATCTGGTTACGCATCCAGCTTCTACAGAACTGGCGGGAAGCCTTTCAATCCCGTCCTGGGAGAGACTTACGAATGTGATCGGCCAGATAAAGGTTTCCAGTTCATAGCAGAGCAG GTTAGCCATCATCCACCAATTTCAACTTGCCATGCTCAGTCGAAAAACTTTATCTACTGGCAAG aCGTGAGGTGTAAGAACAAGTTTTGGGGGAAATCGATGGAGATTGTGCCCGTAGGCAGCACACACATTACTTTGCctgg GTCCGGAGACCACTACGAGTGGAACAAGGTGACATCGTGCATTCACAACATCCTGAGCGGACAACGCTGGATCGAGCATTACGGCGAGATTACTATCAGAAACTCCAGCAGCGACGCCTGCCAGTGCAAGATCACATTTGTCAAG TCTAAATGGAACTCCAGTGTGAACGAGGTGGAAGGGACCGTCATGGATCAGAAGGGGAATATGCTCCAGAGGCTTTTTGGGAAGTGGCACGAAGCAGTTTACTGCGGGGACCCGCCATCGGCAACATGCATCTGGAGAGCAA ATGCCATGCCACTAGACCACGAGCAGTACTTTGGCTTCACCAAGTTTGCCATTGAGTTGAACGAGCTGGACACTTCCCTTAAACCACTCCTGCCTCCAACTGACACCAGATTACGTGTGGACCAAAG ATTGCTGGAGGAGGGGAAGCTGGAGGCTGCTGAAGAGCAGAAGCAAAAGATTGAACAGCTGCAAAGAGAAAGAAGGCGACTTCTTGAAGAGAGCAACGGCATACATCAACCCAAATTTTTCAG AAAGTCAAAAGACGACACGTGGGTGAGCAACGGCACTTACTGGGAGTTGAGGAGCAATCCTGGCTTTGCCCGTTTAGATTTCCCGACCTTGTGGTGA